A window of the Sandaracinaceae bacterium genome harbors these coding sequences:
- a CDS encoding transposase has protein sequence MRFRHRVARRAPLHDLGRKARELRCPMLAVGCGPDHVHVVVRLASSVALGDLVQRLKGASAYELNGDVSRRHPFAWQNGCWPESSVPPTSGPSLPTFSVNANTTTLPTPPSAGLPSAMRHSAGAWTDSRTAMTTKLGRSRHHWVAAQRSAPPSAADLSRGAAWTVPRDAIVRQPPGRTSRDAVRAPQGGGLRCAITIRLLPRTFRPGAPIPPGRLAVLRQPLFSRVPWFRIHGSFSPPRAARSQLVHPRRQQAEVLAAGAPEQSCVVSSTSAVAHTLRHWVVVELRPRWPPLLCREAEGLHERGRSGRSCRCVPFGRSSQPPRWTALRVMSGFRWRRRRART, from the coding sequence TTGCGCTTCCGCCATCGCGTCGCTCGACGAGCGCCTCTTCACGATCTTGGTCGCAAGGCACGCGAGCTTCGGTGTCCCATGCTCGCTGTTGGATGCGGACCGGACCACGTCCACGTCGTCGTTCGGCTCGCCAGCAGCGTGGCGCTCGGCGACCTGGTGCAGCGACTCAAAGGCGCCTCTGCGTACGAGCTGAACGGCGACGTTTCCCGCAGGCATCCCTTTGCTTGGCAAAATGGCTGCTGGCCAGAGTCCTCGGTCCCGCCGACCTCGGGCCCGTCGTTGCCTACGTTCAGCGTCAACGCGAACACCACGACGCTTCCCACCCCGCCGAGCGCTGGGCTTCCGTCAGCGATGCGCCACTCCGCCGGAGCGTGGACTGACTCGCGCACCGCTATGACCACCAAGCTGGGGCGGTCCCGCCACCACTGGGTTGCTGCGCAGCGAAGTGCGCCTCCGAGCGCGGCCGACCTCTCGCGCGGCGCCGCCTGGACCGTTCCGCGAGACGCCATCGTCCGCCAACCACCCGGCCGCACCTCACGAGACGCAGTCCGCGCTCCACAGGGCGGCGGACTTCGATGCGCGATCACCATCCGATTGCTGCCCCGGACTTTCCGTCCGGGTGCCCCCATCCCGCCAGGACGACTCGCCGTTCTGAGACAGCCCCTCTTCAGTCGGGTGCCCTGGTTTCGTATTCACGGATCGTTCTCACCCCCGCGCGCGGCCCGCAGCCAGCTCGTTCATCCGCGCCGCCAGCAGGCGGAAGTCCTCGCGGCTGGAGCCCCCGAGCAGTCGTGCGTGGTCAGCTCCACCTCCGCGGTGGCCCACACGTTGCGCCACTGGGTGGTGGTCGAGCTTCGGCCACGATGGCCACCGCTGCTCTGCCGTGAAGCTGAAGGCCTCCACGAACGAGGGCGAAGCGGAAGGTCTTGCAGATGCGTCCCCTTCGGCCGCTCCTCCCAGCCGCCGAGGTGGACAGCGCTTCGCGTGATGTCCGGCTTTCGGTGGCGGCGGCGTAGGGCACGAACCTGA